The Oceanispirochaeta sp. M1 DNA segment ATACTGTGATTCTTATTCATATTATTGTTTACAAAATTAACAATCACCGCTATAGAAGCAAATAGAAATACAACAACCAAAATCAATTTTGTAAAAAAGGCCATAAATTCTTTTCGTAATTTGGTTTGGAATTTCATATTCTAAAGTAAAACGGATATGCTTTTTCTTTGCAAGCTGTCCAAATCGGTAAATCAATATAATCAGTCTATGTACATTGACTATCAATTTGTCTTTATCTCTGACTCTGCCTATCATTAAAAAGCCTTTAAAAGTAGTTCGATATGATAGTTTCCTGGATGAAGCTGATCACTCCAGCTTTCATTCGGGGCTTTTGGATCAAATATAGGATAAGTGGGTTCAACTCTAAATCTTCTTTTTCTAGGTGCAATCATTCCATTTCTCTTCAGAATACTATTTATTGTTGTAAGCTTTGGAAGATCTCGATTGGAGTACCTGTCTTCAAGTAATACTAACAACTTAGCAGCTCCCCAACGCGGATGCTTTTTCCTCAAAGATATGATTTGCTTTTCAATATAAGCTGGAGTTTTATTTGAAACATGATGCGGTTTTCCCGTGCTCTGAAGTGTAAAGGATGTCCTTGTAGCTTTGTAAACGATGTATATGATGTGTACCATTAGGATTGTGACACTCTTATCGACGCCAATTGAAATGTCTTTTGGATTTTTTTTGTAGCAACATCATCAGATCATGTCTTTAAAAGAGGTTTCTTTTTTTGTTTCATCCTTTATATTATTCAACATGGATAGTGAGTTATGAAAATATGGGTAGATGCTGATGCATGCCCCGTGGCAATTAAGGAAATCCTTTTTAGATGTGCAGACCGTAGGAATATTTCTATAACTCTGGTGGCAAACCAGACACTACGGATTCCCAAATCTCCAAATATTTCTTTTATAAAAGTTCCAGCCGGCTTTGATGTAGCAGACAATGAAATTGTAAAGCAAATGAAATCGGGTGACTTGGTGATTACCGCCGATATTCCTCTGGCTTCCGAGGTTATTGATGAAGGGGGTATTGCATTGAACCCAAGGGGAGATCTTTATACTCAGGAAAATGTAAAATCCCGCTTAGCAATGCGTAACTTAATGGATACCCTTCGATCCGGAGGGATGGATACCGGAGGTCCGGCAGCCCTAAACAAAAAAGATATTCAAGCATTTGCCAATCAATTGGATCGTTGGTTAACTAAACATATTAAGTAGGAGTTGTGGGTCGGGATATCTGAAAGACCATGCTTTGGTTTTTTTCACTTTAATGCACATTAAAGTAATAATGGTGGTGTTCGGGGTAATTCCAATAAACCTTTCATCCCATGATCCGCATACCGTTTGATGAACTTATAGGCAGTTGGTCTACTGATCTCAAACATATCTAGCAAATGAGAAATACCGACGCCCATATTATATGAACCCAGAAGCTTTATATGGAAAACATACCG contains these protein-coding regions:
- a CDS encoding YaiI/YqxD family protein, translated to MKIWVDADACPVAIKEILFRCADRRNISITLVANQTLRIPKSPNISFIKVPAGFDVADNEIVKQMKSGDLVITADIPLASEVIDEGGIALNPRGDLYTQENVKSRLAMRNLMDTLRSGGMDTGGPAALNKKDIQAFANQLDRWLTKHIK